Proteins found in one Actinokineospora alba genomic segment:
- a CDS encoding nitroreductase family deazaflavin-dependent oxidoreductase, with protein sequence MSTRYQRPGVFTKSVFNRIVAFLVRRGVNVWGSRVLSVRGRKSGEMRSTPVNLLVVDGTHYLVAPRGHTQWVRNLRAAGEGELRLGRRVQPFTATELADDEKPDLLRAYLKRWKFEVGMFFDGVDDKSPEADLRRIAPDHPAFKVVLS encoded by the coding sequence ATGTCGACTCGCTACCAGCGCCCGGGCGTGTTCACCAAGAGCGTCTTCAACCGGATCGTCGCGTTCCTCGTGCGGCGCGGCGTCAACGTCTGGGGTTCGCGGGTGCTCTCGGTGCGTGGGCGGAAGTCGGGGGAGATGCGCTCGACCCCGGTCAACCTGCTCGTCGTCGACGGCACCCACTACCTCGTCGCGCCCCGCGGCCACACCCAGTGGGTGCGCAACCTGCGTGCGGCGGGTGAGGGCGAACTGCGGCTCGGCCGCAGGGTCCAGCCCTTCACCGCGACCGAACTCGCCGACGACGAGAAGCCCGACCTGCTGCGCGCCTACCTCAAGCGCTGGAAGTTCGAGGTCGGCATGTTCTTCGACGGTGTCGACGACAAGTCGCCGGAGGCCGACCTGCGCCGCATCGCCCCCGACCACCCGGCGTTCAAGGTCGTCCTCAGCTGA
- a CDS encoding DUF3000 domain-containing protein, with translation MTGTSTAPELFRQAVEALKSLRPRPELQLAEVRPPQRLAPWAFAISAEAVGPAEVQATGRLILLHDPEGQEAWEGVLRVVAYVRAELDAELADDPLLPSVGWSWLTDALAASGADFTALGGTVTDTSSARFGDIAGPARVDDLELRASWTPRTAALRAHGEAFCDLMASVVGLPPVGVALFGQRRGE, from the coding sequence GTGACCGGAACGTCGACAGCGCCTGAACTCTTCAGGCAGGCCGTCGAGGCGCTGAAGTCGCTGCGACCTCGACCGGAGCTGCAGCTCGCCGAGGTCCGCCCGCCGCAACGGCTGGCGCCCTGGGCGTTCGCGATCAGCGCCGAGGCGGTGGGCCCCGCGGAAGTCCAGGCGACCGGCCGACTGATCCTCCTGCACGACCCGGAGGGCCAGGAGGCGTGGGAGGGCGTGCTGCGCGTGGTCGCCTACGTCCGCGCCGAGCTCGACGCCGAACTGGCCGACGACCCGCTGCTGCCGAGCGTGGGCTGGTCCTGGCTGACCGACGCGCTGGCCGCGTCGGGCGCGGACTTCACCGCGCTGGGCGGCACCGTCACCGACACGTCCTCGGCCCGCTTCGGCGACATCGCGGGCCCGGCCCGGGTAGATGACCTCGAACTGCGCGCGTCGTGGACCCCACGCACGGCCGCTTTGCGCGCGCACGGCGAGGCGTTCTGCGATCTGATGGCCAGCGTGGTCGGTCTGCCGCCGGTCGGGGTCGCGCTGTTCGGTCAACGCCGGGGCGAGTGA
- a CDS encoding zinc carboxypeptidase — MAAAVGLSGAVVIGLTSTTASAEDNVLRSDFAVARSCFEKPLPSGTKGADRREVTSTVDGLVQARLKPHGNGSGDWDVAVFDKATGAVVSASSALRSAELAESFVAKGQELIVQACRYAGSSRHVALGVDFLALNAQGGATQAVQRAEIVRVETPNKQQKDRLFALGLDVTEKADATSVEVVLANDADRETLRSSGMKSTVVQGDLTARSIANAKTDKEYAAKTAGSVLPSGRTSYRRHYEYDFDLKELARKNPGLVKAFTLPEPTWEGRDVVGVEIASNVENIRDGKAVNFTMGIHHAREWPAGEHAMEWAIELVKGYKAGGELRTLVGKTRNIVVPIVNPDGFNISREAEPKGDFSRFDYEMKRKNCNVNDSPEAYRTGVCKANPAGRLRGTDPNRNYAGFWGGAGASTAWSSDTFRGSGPFSEPETRNIRSIVSNRQVTNLITLHTYSNLVLRVPGVADVRPPLDEPAYKALGDKMASRNGYTSQPSWALYDTTGSTEDWSYFATGGWGFTFEVGPNEFHGPFADGVVAEYAGLAPAAGAGKGGNRQAFIDMLANAADSTTHATLTGTAPKGYQLQVRKAFQTPTSPVVQPDGSVKEPIQVADVIKSDLLSTGGRFSWAVNPSTRPYVAGRYGRDPQGPAQAPIALANPAGIPAENTNFPTDMTAESMPFHIDGMPAVDNGKMEVTVEWGSAATDWDLYIFDSAGNIVSSSASGGTRSEKAVLFDPPAGDYTAVMVNYEQGDPGTPDDWSNMNVNFFSPLPTTYGPKEPYTLTCSDQRGRLVGLAEVYADRGQTVDVGDVCTRSALEAKARKK; from the coding sequence GTGGCCGCCGCGGTAGGACTCAGCGGGGCGGTGGTCATCGGTCTGACCTCGACGACGGCGAGCGCGGAGGACAACGTCCTGCGCAGCGACTTCGCCGTCGCGCGGTCCTGCTTCGAGAAGCCCTTGCCCTCGGGCACCAAGGGCGCGGACCGACGTGAGGTGACCTCGACGGTCGACGGCCTCGTCCAGGCGCGGCTCAAGCCGCACGGCAACGGCAGCGGCGACTGGGATGTCGCCGTGTTCGACAAGGCGACCGGCGCGGTCGTGTCCGCTTCGTCGGCGCTGCGCAGCGCCGAGCTGGCTGAGAGCTTCGTGGCCAAGGGCCAGGAGCTGATCGTGCAGGCCTGCCGCTACGCGGGCTCCTCGCGCCACGTCGCCCTCGGCGTCGACTTCCTCGCGCTCAACGCGCAGGGCGGCGCCACCCAGGCCGTCCAGCGCGCCGAGATCGTGCGCGTCGAGACCCCGAACAAGCAGCAGAAGGACCGGCTCTTCGCGCTCGGCCTCGACGTCACCGAGAAGGCCGACGCCACCAGCGTCGAGGTCGTCCTCGCCAACGACGCCGACCGCGAGACCCTGCGCTCCAGCGGCATGAAGTCGACCGTCGTGCAGGGCGACCTGACCGCGCGCTCGATCGCCAACGCCAAGACCGACAAGGAGTACGCGGCCAAGACCGCGGGCTCGGTGCTGCCCTCCGGGCGCACGTCCTACCGGCGCCACTACGAGTACGACTTCGACCTGAAGGAGCTGGCCCGCAAGAACCCGGGGCTGGTCAAGGCCTTCACGCTGCCCGAGCCCACCTGGGAGGGCCGCGACGTCGTCGGCGTCGAGATCGCCTCGAACGTGGAGAACATCCGCGACGGCAAGGCCGTCAACTTCACGATGGGCATCCACCACGCGCGTGAGTGGCCCGCGGGCGAGCACGCCATGGAGTGGGCGATCGAGCTGGTCAAGGGCTACAAGGCGGGCGGTGAGCTGCGCACCCTGGTCGGCAAGACCCGCAACATCGTGGTGCCGATCGTCAACCCCGACGGCTTCAACATCTCCCGTGAGGCCGAGCCCAAGGGCGACTTCAGCCGCTTCGACTACGAGATGAAGCGCAAGAACTGCAACGTCAACGACTCCCCGGAGGCGTACCGCACCGGTGTCTGCAAGGCGAACCCGGCGGGCCGCCTGCGCGGCACCGACCCCAACCGCAACTACGCGGGCTTCTGGGGCGGCGCGGGCGCGTCGACGGCGTGGAGCAGCGACACCTTCCGCGGCTCGGGCCCGTTCTCGGAGCCGGAGACCCGCAACATCCGCTCGATCGTCTCCAACCGCCAGGTGACCAACCTGATCACCCTGCACACCTACTCCAACCTGGTGCTGCGGGTGCCCGGCGTGGCCGACGTGCGGCCGCCGCTCGACGAGCCCGCGTACAAGGCGCTCGGCGACAAGATGGCCTCGCGCAACGGCTACACCAGCCAGCCGTCGTGGGCGCTGTATGACACCACCGGCTCCACCGAGGACTGGTCGTACTTCGCGACCGGCGGCTGGGGCTTCACCTTCGAGGTCGGCCCCAACGAGTTCCACGGGCCGTTCGCCGACGGCGTCGTCGCCGAGTACGCGGGCCTGGCACCGGCCGCGGGCGCGGGCAAGGGCGGCAACCGCCAGGCGTTCATCGACATGCTGGCCAACGCCGCCGACTCGACCACCCACGCGACGCTGACCGGTACGGCGCCGAAGGGCTACCAGCTGCAGGTGCGCAAGGCGTTCCAGACGCCGACCTCGCCGGTCGTGCAGCCGGACGGTTCGGTCAAGGAGCCCATCCAGGTCGCCGACGTGATCAAGTCCGACCTGCTCAGCACGGGCGGCCGGTTCAGCTGGGCGGTCAACCCGTCGACCAGGCCGTACGTCGCGGGCCGCTACGGCCGCGACCCGCAGGGGCCCGCCCAGGCCCCGATCGCGCTGGCGAACCCCGCGGGCATCCCCGCGGAGAACACCAACTTCCCGACCGACATGACCGCCGAGAGCATGCCGTTCCACATCGACGGCATGCCCGCGGTGGACAACGGGAAGATGGAGGTCACCGTCGAGTGGGGCAGCGCAGCCACCGACTGGGACCTCTACATCTTCGACTCGGCGGGCAACATCGTCAGCTCGTCGGCCAGTGGTGGCACCCGCAGTGAGAAGGCGGTGCTCTTCGACCCGCCCGCGGGCGACTACACCGCGGTGATGGTCAACTACGAGCAGGGCGACCCGGGAACGCCGGACGACTGGTCGAACATGAACGTCAACTTCTTCTCGCCGCTGCCGACCACGTACGGCCCGAAGGAGCCCTACACCCTGACGTGCAGCGACCAGCGCGGCAGGCTCGTGGGCCTGGCGGAGGTCTACGCCGACCGCGGCCAGACCGTGGACGTCGGCGACGTCTGCACCCGCTCGGCGCTCGAGGCCAAGGCACGTAAGAAGTAG
- the hemE gene encoding uroporphyrinogen decarboxylase, with amino-acid sequence MTDINTAVKSPAKSARRSLPESPFLVAARGGKPARVPVWFMRQAGRSLPEYRALRAGTKMLAACFDPDLVCEITMQPVRRHGVDAAILFSDIVVPLVAAGVDLDIVAGTGPVVASPIRSAEAVAALPTLDASQVEPVAQAVRLLTSALGDTALIGFAGAPFTLASYLVEGGPSRNHERTKALMYADPTTWHALLDRLADIALTFLRAQLAAGVDAVQLFDSWAGALSLKDYREFVLPHSTKVLAGLADAGVPRIHFGVGTGHLLGAMREAGADVVGVDWRTPLDTAVSRLAVPGFESGPVVQGNLDPAALFAGDEVVRREVARIISEGRAAQGHVFNLGHGVLPETNPDVLTKVVDLVHGTTR; translated from the coding sequence ATGACTGACATCAACACCGCCGTGAAGTCCCCGGCGAAGTCCGCCCGTCGAAGCCTGCCCGAGTCGCCGTTCCTGGTGGCCGCCCGAGGTGGGAAGCCCGCACGGGTCCCGGTCTGGTTCATGCGCCAGGCGGGCCGCTCGCTGCCCGAGTACCGCGCGCTGCGGGCGGGCACCAAGATGCTGGCCGCCTGCTTCGACCCGGACCTGGTCTGCGAGATCACCATGCAGCCCGTGCGCAGGCACGGCGTCGACGCGGCGATCCTGTTCAGCGACATCGTGGTGCCCCTGGTGGCCGCCGGGGTCGACCTGGACATCGTCGCGGGCACCGGCCCGGTCGTGGCCTCGCCCATCCGCTCCGCCGAGGCCGTTGCCGCACTGCCGACGCTCGACGCGTCGCAGGTCGAGCCGGTCGCCCAGGCCGTGCGGCTGCTGACGTCCGCGCTGGGCGACACCGCGCTGATCGGGTTCGCCGGGGCGCCGTTCACCCTGGCGTCGTACCTGGTGGAGGGCGGCCCGAGCCGCAACCACGAGCGCACCAAGGCCCTGATGTACGCCGACCCGACGACGTGGCACGCGCTGCTCGACCGGCTCGCCGACATCGCGCTGACGTTCCTGCGCGCGCAACTCGCCGCCGGGGTCGACGCGGTCCAGCTGTTCGACTCGTGGGCGGGCGCGCTGTCGCTGAAGGACTATCGGGAGTTCGTCCTGCCGCACTCGACGAAGGTGCTGGCGGGCCTCGCCGACGCGGGCGTGCCCCGCATCCACTTCGGTGTGGGCACTGGCCACCTCCTCGGCGCCATGCGCGAGGCGGGCGCCGACGTGGTCGGCGTCGACTGGCGCACGCCGCTGGACACCGCGGTCTCGCGGCTCGCCGTGCCGGGTTTCGAGTCCGGCCCGGTCGTGCAGGGCAACCTCGATCCCGCCGCGCTGTTCGCGGGCGACGAGGTCGTCCGGCGTGAGGTCGCCCGGATCATCTCGGAAGGCCGCGCGGCGCAGGGGCATGTGTTCAACCTGGGGCACGGGGTGCTGCCGGAGACGAACCCGGATGTGCTGACCAAGGTTGTCGACCTGGTGCACGGCACCACCCGGTGA
- a CDS encoding ribonuclease D, with product MDPAAPAPVLLTEPREGTPDVVADADALRRAAERIAAGSGPIAVDTERASGYRYSQRAYLVQIRREGSGTWLVDPVAINDEIDPLIDALDADEWVLHAASQDLPCLAELGLRPRKLFDTELAGRLAGFDRVALGTLVELLLGYHLEKGHGAADWSRRPLPLDWLNYAALDVELLVPLRDALEEELRNQGKLEWALEEFEALRTAGPPAPRKEPWRRTSGIHSVRTARGLAGIRALWEARDTMARDRDIAPGRVLPDSAIIQAASVNPADEQALLQLPVFKGRAQRRLAGTWMRALRAAAELPKSELPDPSPPNDGPPPANRWADKFPEAAARLSAARTALTAIAEANRLPMENLLQPDLVRRTCWQPPTETDLDTVSETLRAGGAREWQIGLTADALAVALRAKPATASAD from the coding sequence ATCGACCCCGCTGCTCCGGCTCCGGTGCTGCTCACCGAACCCCGAGAAGGCACCCCCGACGTCGTGGCCGACGCCGACGCCCTGCGTCGCGCGGCCGAGCGCATAGCCGCCGGATCCGGCCCCATCGCCGTCGACACCGAGCGAGCGTCGGGCTACCGGTACTCCCAGCGCGCCTATCTCGTACAGATCCGCCGTGAGGGCTCCGGCACGTGGCTGGTCGACCCGGTCGCGATCAACGACGAGATCGACCCCCTGATCGACGCGCTCGACGCGGACGAGTGGGTGCTGCACGCCGCGTCCCAGGACCTGCCGTGCCTGGCGGAGCTCGGCCTGCGGCCGCGCAAGCTGTTCGACACCGAGCTGGCGGGAAGGCTCGCCGGGTTCGACCGGGTCGCCCTGGGCACCCTGGTCGAGCTGCTGCTGGGCTACCACCTGGAGAAGGGCCACGGCGCCGCCGACTGGTCGCGCAGGCCGCTGCCGCTGGACTGGCTGAACTACGCGGCGCTCGACGTCGAGCTGCTCGTGCCGCTGCGCGACGCGCTCGAGGAGGAGCTGCGCAACCAGGGCAAGCTGGAGTGGGCCCTGGAGGAGTTCGAGGCGCTGCGCACCGCCGGGCCACCGGCGCCCCGCAAAGAGCCCTGGCGGCGCACGTCGGGCATCCACAGCGTCCGGACAGCCCGCGGCCTTGCGGGCATCCGCGCGCTGTGGGAGGCGCGGGACACGATGGCCCGCGACCGCGACATCGCGCCGGGCCGAGTCCTCCCCGACAGCGCGATCATCCAGGCCGCGTCGGTCAACCCGGCCGACGAGCAGGCCCTGCTGCAGCTGCCGGTGTTCAAGGGCCGCGCCCAGCGGCGGCTGGCGGGCACCTGGATGCGCGCGCTGCGGGCGGCGGCCGAACTGCCCAAGTCGGAACTGCCGGACCCGTCGCCGCCGAATGACGGACCGCCGCCCGCGAACCGGTGGGCGGACAAGTTCCCGGAGGCGGCGGCGAGGCTCTCGGCCGCCCGCACGGCGCTGACCGCGATCGCCGAGGCCAACCGGCTGCCGATGGAGAACCTGCTGCAGCCGGACCTGGTCAGGCGCACGTGCTGGCAGCCGCCGACGGAGACGGACCTGGACACGGTGTCGGAGACGCTGCGCGCCGGTGGGGCCCGCGAGTGGCAGATCGGCCTGACCGCGGACGCGCTCGCGGTCGCCCTGCGGGCCAAGCCCGCCACTGCGAGCGCCGACTGA
- a CDS encoding TetR/AcrR family transcriptional regulator produces the protein MSAGRTARERARAEVAQEIKDEARRQLVTDGAQGLSLRAVARSLGLASSALYRYFPSRDDLLTALIIDAYDAMGAAAEHADSELRKGRGNGSRDEAEPRDRWLAACRAVRAWAVTHQHEYALIYGSPVPGYQAPKDTVAPAARVPLLLTAIATAGKIEDSGVGHGLRSQLSSVIAMNSIDLPPGALARVMVAWTQLFGVISFELFGQLVGSADPADDFFDFSASAMADFVGL, from the coding sequence ATGAGCGCAGGTAGAACCGCACGCGAGCGGGCACGAGCCGAAGTGGCCCAGGAGATCAAGGACGAGGCCCGCAGGCAGCTCGTCACCGATGGGGCTCAAGGCCTCTCGTTGCGGGCGGTCGCGCGCAGCCTTGGCTTGGCCTCCTCCGCCCTGTACCGCTACTTCCCCAGCCGGGACGACCTGCTCACCGCCCTGATCATCGACGCGTACGACGCGATGGGAGCGGCTGCGGAACACGCTGACAGCGAACTCCGAAAGGGCCGCGGCAACGGCTCACGCGACGAGGCTGAGCCGCGTGATCGATGGCTTGCCGCGTGCCGGGCCGTGCGCGCCTGGGCCGTGACCCACCAGCACGAGTACGCGCTCATCTACGGCTCCCCCGTCCCCGGCTACCAGGCCCCGAAGGACACCGTCGCCCCCGCCGCCCGCGTCCCGCTCCTGCTCACCGCGATCGCGACAGCCGGGAAGATCGAGGACAGCGGCGTCGGCCATGGCCTGCGCAGCCAGCTCAGCTCGGTCATCGCCATGAACTCGATCGACTTGCCGCCCGGCGCGCTGGCGCGGGTAATGGTGGCGTGGACACAGCTGTTCGGCGTGATCAGCTTCGAGTTGTTCGGCCAGCTCGTCGGCTCGGCGGACCCGGCGGACGACTTCTTCGACTTCTCGGCCTCCGCGATGGCGGACTTCGTCGGTCTGTGA
- a CDS encoding thiolase family protein has translation MAAPAASAAARAVRNVVFVDGVRTPFGKAGPKGIYAETRADDLVVKVIRELLRRHPELPPERVDEVAIAATTQIGDQGLTIGRTAALLAGLPKSVPGYAIDRMCAGAMTAVTTSASGIAFGAYDVVIAGGVEHMGRHPMGEGVDPNPRIVADKIVDPTALVMGQTAENVHDRYPAITKQRCDEFAARSQEKYADAVKAGKIGPELVPVSTRSATLGWGLATEDEPPRPGTTLEQLAALKTPFRPHGRVTAGNAAGLNDGATGCILAEEETAKELGLPVGMRLVGYSFVGVEPEVMGVGPVPATEKALKRAGLSIEDIGLFELNEAFAVQVLAFLDHFGIDQDDPRVNKWGGAIACGHPLASSGVRLMTQLSRQFAEHPEVRYGINSMCIGIGMGGTVIWENPHWNGGGN, from the coding sequence GTGGCCGCACCCGCTGCATCCGCAGCCGCGCGCGCCGTTCGGAACGTGGTCTTCGTCGACGGTGTACGCACGCCGTTCGGCAAGGCCGGCCCGAAGGGCATCTACGCGGAGACCCGCGCCGACGATCTCGTCGTGAAGGTCATCCGTGAACTGCTGCGCAGGCACCCAGAACTGCCCCCGGAGCGGGTGGACGAGGTCGCGATCGCGGCGACCACGCAGATCGGCGACCAGGGCCTGACCATCGGCCGCACCGCCGCGCTGCTCGCGGGCCTGCCCAAGTCGGTTCCGGGCTACGCCATCGACCGCATGTGCGCGGGCGCGATGACCGCCGTGACGACCAGCGCCAGCGGCATCGCCTTCGGCGCCTACGACGTGGTGATCGCCGGCGGTGTCGAGCACATGGGCCGTCACCCGATGGGCGAGGGCGTCGACCCGAACCCGCGCATCGTCGCCGACAAGATCGTCGACCCGACCGCGCTGGTCATGGGCCAGACCGCGGAGAACGTGCACGACCGCTACCCGGCGATCACCAAGCAGCGCTGCGACGAGTTCGCCGCGCGCAGCCAGGAGAAGTACGCCGACGCGGTCAAGGCGGGCAAGATCGGCCCCGAGCTGGTCCCCGTCTCCACCCGCTCCGCCACCCTGGGCTGGGGCCTGGCCACCGAGGACGAGCCGCCGCGCCCGGGCACCACGCTCGAGCAGCTCGCCGCCCTCAAGACGCCGTTCCGTCCGCACGGCCGCGTCACCGCGGGCAACGCGGCGGGCCTCAACGACGGCGCCACCGGCTGCATCCTCGCCGAGGAGGAGACCGCCAAGGAACTGGGTCTTCCGGTCGGCATGCGCCTGGTCGGCTACTCGTTCGTCGGCGTCGAGCCCGAGGTCATGGGCGTCGGACCCGTTCCGGCCACGGAGAAGGCGCTCAAGCGCGCCGGTCTGTCCATTGAGGACATCGGCCTGTTCGAGCTCAACGAGGCGTTCGCGGTGCAGGTGCTCGCGTTCCTCGACCACTTCGGCATCGACCAGGACGACCCGCGGGTCAACAAGTGGGGCGGCGCCATCGCGTGCGGCCACCCGCTCGCGTCCTCCGGCGTCCGGCTGATGACCCAGCTCTCGCGCCAGTTCGCCGAGCACCCCGAGGTCCGCTACGGCATCAACTCGATGTGCATCGGTATCGGCATGGGCGGCACCGTGATCTGGGAGAACCCGCACTGGAACGGTGGTGGCAACTGA
- a CDS encoding dipeptidase: protein MNNPGSDRARRLLASTPLVDGHNDLPWALREKWGPDPRAAVAGTDLSTEQHDLHTDLVKLRRGGVGAQFWSVYVPCQLTGHSAVTAVLEQIEIVHGLAARYPDDLRLAYTADQAESAFADGRIASLLGAEGGHCIAESLGVLRALHRLGVRYMTLTHNDNTPWADSATDEPQVGGLSDFGREVVAEMNRLGMLVDLSHVAATTMRDALDVSTAPVIFSHSSCRTITDHPRNVPDDVLKRLPDNGGVLMVTFVPRFISPAIAEWDDRLAAAMEQAGEKHADLAARERFCETWDGRHDQPQATLAEVVAHFEHARDVVGVDHIGVGGDYDGCPVFPAGLENVGTYPALFAALLDAGWSEDDCAKVAGRNVLRALRWAERVAAGRE from the coding sequence GTGAACAACCCTGGATCCGACCGCGCTCGGCGGCTTCTCGCCAGTACGCCGTTGGTCGATGGACACAATGATCTCCCGTGGGCGCTCCGGGAGAAATGGGGGCCCGACCCCCGTGCCGCGGTAGCGGGCACCGACCTCTCCACAGAGCAGCACGATCTGCACACTGACCTGGTCAAACTGCGTCGCGGGGGCGTCGGCGCGCAGTTCTGGTCGGTCTACGTCCCCTGTCAGCTGACCGGCCACTCCGCCGTCACCGCCGTCCTCGAACAGATCGAGATCGTGCACGGCCTGGCCGCCCGCTACCCCGACGATCTGCGCCTCGCCTACACCGCTGACCAGGCCGAATCCGCCTTCGCGGACGGTCGGATCGCCTCGCTGCTGGGCGCCGAGGGCGGCCATTGCATCGCGGAATCCCTCGGTGTCCTGCGCGCGTTGCACCGGCTAGGGGTCCGCTATATGACCCTGACGCACAACGACAACACCCCTTGGGCGGACTCCGCGACCGACGAACCGCAGGTCGGGGGCCTATCGGACTTCGGTCGCGAGGTCGTCGCCGAGATGAACCGGCTCGGCATGCTCGTCGACCTCTCCCACGTCGCCGCGACGACGATGCGCGACGCCCTCGACGTGAGCACGGCACCGGTCATCTTCAGCCACTCGTCCTGTCGCACGATCACCGACCACCCCCGGAATGTGCCCGATGACGTGCTGAAACGTCTCCCCGACAACGGCGGCGTGCTGATGGTGACCTTCGTTCCGCGGTTCATTTCCCCGGCCATCGCCGAGTGGGACGACCGGCTCGCCGCGGCCATGGAGCAGGCGGGGGAGAAGCACGCCGACCTGGCCGCCCGGGAGCGGTTCTGCGAGACCTGGGACGGCCGCCACGACCAGCCGCAGGCCACATTGGCCGAGGTCGTGGCCCATTTCGAGCACGCGAGGGACGTAGTCGGCGTCGATCACATCGGTGTCGGCGGCGACTACGACGGCTGCCCGGTCTTCCCCGCGGGTCTCGAGAACGTCGGTACATATCCGGCCCTGTTCGCCGCTTTGCTGGACGCCGGGTGGAGTGAGGACGACTGCGCGAAGGTTGCTGGGCGTAACGTCCTGCGCGCCTTGCGTTGGGCCGAACGGGTGGCGGCCGGACGCGAATAA
- a CDS encoding response regulator yields MAAVGLGQAVRTTPAGSLPANMVPHPREELFSVLVVDDHPLLREAIAARLTQMGAGTVHEAATVAEARARAQATGPCDLAILDLGLPDGSGIELVTELRSHGWPRIVVLASSDDPYAVRSAFQAGAQAYLLKSASPVVVTDGVRRVLEGGVYADPSVAPVLATGTRVPGTDNTPRELSAREVEVLQLVADGQSNKEIGEALNLSALTVKSHLSRIGRKLGTGDRAQMVALAMRAGVIR; encoded by the coding sequence GTGGCTGCCGTCGGCTTAGGTCAGGCCGTTCGAACCACGCCAGCCGGCTCATTGCCGGCGAACATGGTCCCGCACCCGCGGGAAGAGTTGTTCTCAGTGCTGGTGGTTGACGACCACCCACTGTTGAGGGAGGCGATAGCCGCCCGGCTCACGCAGATGGGCGCGGGCACAGTGCACGAGGCCGCCACGGTGGCCGAGGCAAGAGCGCGAGCACAGGCCACTGGTCCGTGCGATCTCGCGATTCTGGACCTCGGGTTGCCTGACGGTAGCGGGATCGAGCTCGTCACGGAGCTCCGCAGCCACGGTTGGCCGCGGATCGTCGTGCTGGCTTCTTCCGACGACCCGTACGCGGTGCGGTCGGCCTTCCAAGCAGGCGCTCAGGCGTACCTGCTGAAGTCCGCTTCGCCGGTCGTGGTGACCGACGGGGTTCGACGGGTGCTCGAAGGCGGCGTCTACGCCGACCCGAGTGTCGCGCCGGTCCTCGCCACGGGAACCAGGGTCCCGGGCACCGACAACACCCCGCGTGAGCTTTCGGCTCGCGAGGTGGAGGTGCTCCAGCTCGTCGCTGACGGGCAGTCCAACAAGGAGATCGGCGAGGCGCTGAACCTTTCGGCGCTCACGGTGAAGTCTCACCTCTCGCGGATCGGCCGGAAGTTGGGCACGGGCGACCGCGCCCAGATGGTGGCTCTCGCCATGCGAGCGGGCGTCATCCGCTAG